In Deinococcus psychrotolerans, a genomic segment contains:
- a CDS encoding M16 family metallopeptidase, whose protein sequence is MKRVLSATFALSAALATSTVLAAVVGGSSTPVTAAPKPAPIMAAGGDFSLTRDVRRTVLSNGLTVLTKEVRGAPVVSVQVFYKIGSRNEAPGVNGIAHQLEHLMFKGTTDRPVQFGRLLGALGADFNAFTYYDQTAYHEVVEREKAGAALQLEADRMVNAKIDPAALNSERNVVLSEIEGDENDPAYRLESAVQAAAFPGSPYGLTVGGTRKDIEGFTAEEVRSYYQKYYSPEYATLIVVGDFSTPQMMQQITAAFSKLGKAGTAPVASSAPLVPGGSEATLGKTPPKAPIVLKEAGSTPLLNAVYPLPDVNSPDAPALKVLDYVLLSGRTSKLYQALFESGLAADGGTAPYQFLRGGWYSFNFTPTPNTELAKLDAALLSTLADVRNTPVSAEEIARAKTSISTSTLLDTRSIDAQATSLGMDATTAGDYQYTDKFLSALQKVTPADVQRVAQKYLQEASRTVGYFEPTKAEAGAGGGASAGGATQEAFNAGPPVDPAEVAKYLPAFAPSGQAQITLPEKITLANGMTVMLLRDTSTPTVSLSASVKAGREFDTDAKAGLVDLVAGNLLSGTKSRDELTLAKLLDDVGAQLAPAANRFGVQIGGASRDKDLPVLLTALSDILQNATFPADQFKRSQARAVQGAVQANDDPGSVAIKIFRKTLYPAGNPWQVFSSPESIGALTQQDATAFYKTYYRPDATVLTLVGNFDPSSVKTLLNQKFGNWKAAGPAPKVVYSVIGKPAGIVTAGGDLPGKTQSVTYLGYQSIARSDPRYYASLVLNDVLGGSTLSSRLGTELRDKEGLTYGVSSGFAALQQPGAFSISLQTNPKDTGKAIQGALNILRDIRDNGLSTTEVATSKNGLLSSYIVGLSNPAALASTFTGLVSDGLPLSELTDYQAKINAVTPAAVNQAAKELLDPDNIVEVTAGPGAGK, encoded by the coding sequence ATGAAACGAGTTCTGAGTGCAACCTTTGCCCTGAGCGCCGCCCTCGCCACTTCCACGGTGCTGGCCGCCGTCGTGGGCGGCAGCAGCACACCTGTCACCGCCGCGCCCAAGCCTGCTCCGATTATGGCGGCAGGAGGCGATTTCAGCCTGACCCGCGACGTGAGGCGCACGGTGCTGAGCAACGGCCTGACCGTGCTGACCAAAGAAGTGCGCGGCGCTCCGGTGGTCAGCGTGCAGGTCTTTTATAAAATCGGCTCGCGCAACGAAGCTCCCGGCGTCAACGGCATTGCCCACCAACTCGAACACTTGATGTTCAAGGGCACCACCGACAGGCCGGTGCAGTTTGGCCGCCTGCTCGGCGCACTCGGAGCCGATTTTAACGCCTTTACCTACTACGACCAGACCGCTTATCACGAAGTGGTGGAGCGCGAAAAAGCCGGCGCGGCGCTGCAACTCGAAGCCGACCGGATGGTCAACGCCAAAATCGATCCGGCGGCGCTGAACAGTGAGCGCAATGTGGTGCTCTCCGAAATTGAAGGCGACGAAAACGACCCGGCTTACCGCTTGGAAAGTGCCGTGCAGGCCGCCGCCTTTCCCGGTTCTCCTTATGGCCTGACGGTGGGCGGCACCCGCAAAGATATCGAGGGCTTTACCGCTGAGGAAGTGCGCTCGTATTACCAAAAATACTACTCGCCGGAATACGCCACCCTCATCGTGGTGGGTGATTTCAGCACCCCGCAGATGATGCAGCAAATCACGGCAGCGTTCAGCAAACTCGGCAAGGCGGGCACGGCTCCGGTGGCGTCCAGCGCTCCACTGGTGCCCGGTGGCAGCGAGGCCACCCTCGGCAAGACGCCGCCCAAAGCGCCGATTGTCCTCAAGGAAGCGGGCTCCACGCCGCTGCTCAACGCCGTTTATCCGCTGCCCGACGTGAACAGCCCCGACGCTCCGGCCCTCAAGGTGCTGGATTATGTGCTGCTGTCGGGGCGCACCAGCAAGCTGTATCAAGCGCTGTTCGAGTCGGGGTTGGCCGCAGACGGCGGAACCGCGCCGTATCAGTTTTTGCGCGGCGGCTGGTACTCGTTCAATTTCACGCCTACGCCCAATACCGAGCTGGCCAAGTTGGACGCCGCCCTGCTGTCCACGCTGGCGGATGTCCGCAACACCCCTGTCAGCGCCGAGGAAATTGCGCGGGCCAAAACCAGCATCAGCACCAGCACTCTGCTGGATACCCGCTCGATCGACGCGCAGGCCACCAGCCTCGGTATGGACGCCACCACCGCCGGCGATTACCAGTACACCGACAAATTCCTCTCGGCGCTGCAAAAAGTCACGCCTGCCGATGTGCAGCGGGTGGCCCAGAAGTACTTGCAAGAAGCCAGCCGCACAGTGGGTTACTTTGAGCCGACCAAAGCCGAAGCGGGTGCGGGCGGCGGCGCGAGTGCGGGCGGAGCTACCCAGGAAGCCTTCAACGCTGGGCCGCCGGTCGACCCCGCCGAAGTCGCCAAGTATTTGCCGGCCTTTGCGCCCTCGGGTCAGGCCCAAATCACTCTGCCGGAAAAAATCACCCTCGCCAACGGCATGACCGTGATGCTGCTGCGCGACACCTCCACGCCCACCGTCAGCTTGTCGGCCAGTGTCAAGGCGGGCCGCGAGTTCGACACCGACGCCAAAGCCGGACTGGTGGACTTGGTGGCGGGTAATCTGCTCTCCGGCACCAAATCCCGCGACGAACTGACGCTGGCCAAGCTGCTCGACGACGTGGGCGCTCAACTCGCTCCGGCGGCCAACCGCTTTGGGGTGCAAATCGGCGGGGCCAGCCGCGACAAGGATTTGCCGGTGCTGCTCACCGCGCTCTCCGACATCCTGCAAAACGCCACTTTCCCTGCCGATCAATTCAAGCGCTCACAGGCCCGCGCCGTGCAGGGAGCGGTGCAGGCCAACGACGACCCCGGTAGCGTCGCCATCAAAATTTTCCGCAAAACGCTGTATCCGGCGGGCAATCCCTGGCAGGTGTTCAGCAGCCCTGAGAGCATCGGCGCACTGACCCAGCAAGACGCCACCGCCTTTTACAAAACCTACTACCGCCCCGACGCCACGGTGCTGACTCTGGTGGGCAACTTCGATCCGTCGAGTGTCAAGACCCTGCTGAACCAGAAGTTTGGCAACTGGAAAGCGGCTGGCCCCGCGCCCAAAGTGGTGTACTCGGTCATCGGCAAACCTGCTGGCATCGTCACGGCGGGCGGCGACTTGCCCGGCAAAACGCAGTCGGTGACCTATCTGGGCTACCAGAGCATTGCCCGTTCCGACCCGCGCTACTACGCTTCGCTGGTGCTCAACGACGTGCTGGGCGGCAGTACCCTGTCCAGCCGCCTCGGCACCGAGCTGCGCGACAAAGAGGGGCTGACCTACGGTGTAAGCAGCGGCTTTGCGGCGCTTCAGCAGCCCGGCGCGTTCTCAATCTCGCTGCAAACCAATCCCAAAGACACCGGCAAGGCCATTCAGGGAGCGCTCAATATCCTCAGAGATATCCGCGACAACGGCCTGAGCACCACCGAAGTGGCCACTTCCAAAAACGGCTTGCTGAGCAGTTACATCGTCGGCCTGTCCAATCCCGCCGCGCTGGCCTCCACCTTCACCGGCCTCGTTTCAGACGGGTTGCCGCTGAGCGAACTGACCGACTATCAAGCCAAAATCAACGCGGTCACGCCCGCAGCGGTCAATCAGGCGGCCAAAGAGTTGCTCGACCCCGACAATATCGTGGAAGTCACGGCGGGGCCGGGGGCTGGGAAGTAA
- a CDS encoding cell division protein FtsX: MSFHLREALLQMRGNFTATLSTLITMTLTLLMLGFVVLLTLNVDRTLAQLESQVEIAAFLSDGADTAALTKAVRDQPQVTEVQLVSKAKVLSEMSRDYPYAEEAATLAGNPFPDTLRLRVARVEDSRAVAEQVRALPGVVDVEYGAGYVDQTVKTLSAVRGAGYTLVGLLLIGTLFNILSAVRVAIYARRSEIFVMRLLGATRAFIRAPHLIEGVLLGLLAGLIASALLAPSYLQLSLRVQELVPVLPIITDLPTVSPVLIGLLLLGVLVGLAGSVFATQRYLRELE; the protein is encoded by the coding sequence ATGAGCTTTCATTTGCGCGAGGCCCTGCTGCAAATGCGCGGCAACTTCACCGCCACCCTCTCCACCCTGATCACCATGACCCTGACGCTGCTGATGCTGGGCTTCGTGGTGCTGCTGACCCTCAACGTCGACCGCACGCTGGCACAGCTCGAATCGCAAGTGGAAATCGCCGCCTTCCTGAGTGACGGAGCCGACACCGCCGCGCTGACCAAAGCCGTGCGCGATCAGCCGCAAGTCACCGAGGTGCAGCTCGTCAGCAAAGCCAAAGTGCTGAGCGAAATGAGCCGCGACTACCCGTATGCGGAGGAAGCCGCGACGCTGGCGGGCAATCCATTTCCCGATACCTTGCGGCTCCGGGTTGCCCGAGTCGAAGACTCGCGGGCGGTGGCCGAGCAAGTTCGCGCTCTGCCGGGGGTCGTGGACGTGGAATACGGCGCGGGTTACGTGGATCAAACGGTCAAGACGCTCAGCGCCGTGCGCGGGGCTGGATACACCTTGGTGGGCCTGCTGCTGATCGGTACCCTTTTCAATATCCTCAGCGCCGTGCGGGTCGCCATCTATGCCCGCCGCAGCGAAATCTTCGTGATGCGCCTCTTGGGAGCCACCCGCGCTTTCATCCGCGCTCCGCACTTGATCGAGGGCGTGCTGCTGGGCTTGCTGGCGGGCCTAATCGCCTCGGCGCTGCTGGCCCCCAGCTACTTGCAACTTTCTCTGCGGGTGCAGGAGCTGGTGCCGGTGCTGCCGATCATCACCGATCTGCCCACCGTTTCGCCGGTGCTGATCGGCCTGCTGCTGCTGGGCGTGCTGGTCGGGCTGGCAGGCAGCGTGTTTGCCACGCAGCGCTACCTGCGGGAATTGGAATGA
- a CDS encoding CBS domain-containing protein: protein MLVRDWMTPDPFTVLPTTPVMEALNSLSQRGFRRLPVVDESGGLIGITTRKDLRDAVPSKAATLSIWEINFLLSKLTVGEMMAKPVLTAQVGEYMEDAALRMRQCGVGGLPVLDDRQRLCGILTVGDVLEAFTHTLGQDEGGQRLYLRLPDVPGSLEQAARAVQPSNIISLATSGAAQGQREFVMRVVGEAASSAGQRLRDAGFEVE, encoded by the coding sequence ATGTTGGTGCGCGATTGGATGACCCCCGACCCCTTCACCGTGCTGCCCACCACCCCGGTGATGGAAGCCCTCAATTCGCTGAGCCAGCGCGGCTTTCGGCGGCTGCCGGTGGTGGATGAAAGCGGCGGTCTGATCGGCATCACCACCCGCAAAGACCTCAGGGACGCGGTGCCCAGCAAGGCCGCCACCCTCAGCATTTGGGAGATCAATTTTTTGCTCAGCAAACTGACGGTAGGCGAGATGATGGCCAAGCCCGTTTTGACGGCCCAAGTCGGCGAATATATGGAAGACGCCGCCCTGCGGATGCGTCAGTGCGGCGTCGGCGGCTTGCCCGTCTTGGACGACCGGCAGCGGCTGTGCGGCATCCTGACGGTGGGCGACGTGCTCGAGGCCTTTACTCACACGCTCGGCCAAGACGAAGGCGGTCAGCGGCTGTATTTGCGCTTACCGGACGTGCCCGGCAGTTTGGAGCAGGCTGCCCGGGCGGTGCAGCCCAGCAACATCATCTCGCTGGCCACCAGTGGAGCCGCACAGGGCCAGCGCGAATTTGTGATGCGGGTGGTGGGTGAAGCAGCCAGCAGTGCGGGCCAGCGCCTGCGGGATGCAGGCTTTGAGGTGGAGTGA
- the ftsE gene encoding cell division ATP-binding protein FtsE: MIEFRSVSLEYPVTRTLALDDVHLFVGKGEFVYLVGQSGAGKSSFMNLIIKRHLPTRGEVLVAGEALNRYKGGRTSTLRRRIGMVFQDNLLLPHLSAQDNVAFALRVTGVPRREWATRVGGALRTVGLEHKKHALPVQLSQGEQQRVAIARAIVGDPPLLLADEPTGNLDPDNSREVLKVLQNVNLRGTTVLVATHARDLVETFRHRTLTLRRGKLVRDDPYGGYAL, translated from the coding sequence ATGATTGAATTTCGCAGCGTCAGTTTGGAATACCCCGTGACCCGCACGCTGGCGCTCGACGACGTGCACCTGTTTGTGGGCAAAGGTGAGTTCGTCTATCTGGTCGGGCAAAGCGGCGCGGGCAAGAGCAGCTTTATGAACCTGATTATCAAGCGCCATTTGCCCACACGCGGCGAGGTCTTGGTGGCGGGCGAGGCCCTCAACCGCTACAAGGGCGGGCGTACCTCCACCCTGCGCCGCCGTATCGGGATGGTCTTCCAAGACAATTTGCTGCTGCCGCATCTGAGCGCCCAAGACAACGTGGCGTTCGCCCTGCGCGTCACCGGAGTGCCGAGGCGCGAGTGGGCCACGCGGGTCGGCGGAGCGCTCAGGACGGTGGGTCTTGAACACAAAAAGCACGCCCTGCCGGTGCAACTCTCGCAAGGTGAGCAGCAGCGCGTCGCGATTGCCCGCGCCATTGTCGGCGACCCGCCGCTGCTCTTGGCCGACGAGCCCACCGGCAACCTCGACCCCGACAACAGCCGTGAAGTGCTCAAGGTCTTGCAAAATGTCAATTTGCGCGGCACGACGGTGCTGGTCGCCACCCACGCCCGCGACCTCGTGGAAACTTTTCGCCACCGCACCCTGACCCTGCGCAGAGGCAAACTGGTGCGTGACGACCCTTACGGCGGCTACGCGCTATGA
- a CDS encoding Lrp/AsnC family transcriptional regulator — translation MSQVELDAVDRRILGILQRDGRIANTELADEVGLTPAPTLRRVRRLEEEGIIRRYVALLDPKKVGRDLTVFVNVSLDKQTKPGFQTFAEHMSRRPEVLECYLCLGESDFLLKVCVPDLDAYQRFLVDVLAAIPGVRNTNSTIIVKHEKSTTSLPLD, via the coding sequence ATGTCTCAAGTCGAACTCGACGCCGTAGACCGCCGCATTTTGGGTATTTTGCAGCGCGACGGGCGCATCGCCAACACCGAACTCGCCGACGAGGTGGGCCTGACGCCCGCGCCCACGCTGCGGCGGGTACGCAGGCTGGAGGAAGAAGGCATCATCCGGCGCTACGTGGCCCTGCTTGACCCCAAAAAAGTCGGCCGCGATTTGACGGTATTCGTGAATGTCAGCCTCGACAAGCAAACCAAGCCCGGCTTTCAGACGTTTGCCGAACACATGAGCCGCCGCCCCGAAGTGCTGGAATGCTACCTCTGCTTGGGCGAGAGCGACTTTCTCTTAAAAGTCTGCGTACCGGATCTGGACGCTTACCAGCGCTTTTTGGTGGACGTGCTGGCGGCCATTCCGGGCGTCAGAAACACCAACAGCACCATCATCGTCAAGCATGAAAAGAGCACGACCAGTTTGCCCTTAGACTGA
- a CDS encoding S41 family peptidase, whose protein sequence is MRKRILLVSGALAATAAVGYAQFATYTTADITKTTDGKAFVQLFGALHQLYLRPLDDGKLMSGAIKGMIASLNDEFTYYEEPQDNKTSQENLSGEFFGIGIQLTAANTDGTGAKVDTVFKTGSAIQGGVQTGDIFLKIGDKDVTAMSLNDVVRLVRGEKGTKVNITFGRGKSTYAVALERQPVTIISVEQTMLPNNVGYIALNTFFSEKVNEQFSAAVQSMNKKGVKKLILDLRDNGGGLLSSGVFVADQFLQKGPIVSLRDSKGKTTVYDTAKAQSTDYTGQLVLLINKNSASASEIVAGALQDTKRATIVGETSFGKGVAQTPVQLVNGAEVRIVANEWLTPNGRQIQKKGITPDIKVDDNRRPIPLNFTGSGVKAGTKLTLNVSGKPVDVVADKDGKFTYIAPPAPQTRSADQGVAVVDPAKDAELAAALKQFK, encoded by the coding sequence GTGAGAAAACGAATTTTACTCGTCTCAGGCGCACTTGCCGCCACCGCCGCCGTGGGCTACGCGCAGTTTGCGACCTACACCACCGCCGACATTACCAAAACCACCGACGGCAAAGCCTTCGTGCAACTGTTTGGCGCACTCCACCAGCTGTATCTCAGGCCGCTGGACGACGGCAAACTGATGAGCGGAGCCATCAAAGGCATGATCGCCTCGCTGAACGATGAATTTACCTACTACGAAGAGCCGCAGGACAACAAGACCAGTCAGGAAAACCTCAGCGGCGAGTTTTTTGGGATCGGCATTCAGCTGACGGCCGCCAACACCGACGGCACCGGAGCCAAAGTTGATACCGTCTTCAAAACCGGATCGGCCATTCAGGGCGGGGTGCAGACCGGCGACATCTTCCTCAAAATTGGCGACAAAGACGTGACGGCCATGAGCCTCAACGATGTGGTCAGGCTGGTACGCGGCGAAAAGGGCACCAAAGTCAACATCACCTTCGGGCGCGGCAAATCCACTTACGCCGTGGCGCTGGAGCGTCAGCCGGTCACGATTATCAGCGTGGAGCAGACCATGCTGCCGAACAACGTCGGCTACATCGCGCTCAACACCTTTTTCAGCGAGAAGGTCAACGAGCAGTTCTCGGCAGCGGTGCAGAGCATGAATAAAAAAGGCGTCAAGAAACTGATTCTCGATTTGCGCGACAACGGCGGCGGGCTGCTCTCGTCGGGCGTGTTCGTGGCCGACCAGTTCCTGCAAAAAGGCCCGATTGTCTCGCTGCGTGACAGCAAAGGCAAAACCACCGTCTACGACACGGCCAAGGCCCAGTCCACCGATTACACCGGCCAACTGGTGCTGCTGATCAACAAAAACAGCGCCTCGGCCAGTGAGATCGTGGCCGGAGCCTTGCAGGACACCAAGCGGGCCACCATCGTCGGTGAAACCAGCTTCGGCAAGGGCGTGGCCCAGACCCCGGTGCAACTGGTCAACGGCGCGGAGGTCAGGATCGTGGCCAACGAGTGGCTGACCCCCAATGGCCGCCAGATTCAGAAAAAAGGCATCACGCCGGACATCAAAGTGGACGACAACCGCCGCCCCATTCCGCTCAACTTTACTGGCAGTGGCGTCAAGGCCGGCACCAAGCTGACGCTGAATGTCAGCGGCAAGCCGGTGGACGTGGTGGCCGACAAAGACGGCAAGTTTACCTACATCGCCCCGCCTGCTCCGCAGACCCGCAGCGCCGATCAGGGCGTGGCGGTGGTCGATCCGGCCAAGGATGCCGAACTGGCAGCGGCACTCAAGCAGTTTAAGTAA
- the ald gene encoding alanine dehydrogenase, which yields MKIGLPKEIKVKENRVALTPGGVGMLVRRGHQVTVERGAGVGSGIQDQDYRDAGAELGSAAEAWAAEMVVKVKEPIEAEYGYLRPDLLLFTYLHLAADRALTEALLSSGTTGIAYETVQSSDGSLPLLTPMSEVAGRLSVQAGAYHLQKPQGGRGVLLGGVPGVQAGHVVIIGGGVVGTNAAKMAMGLGAKVTILDVSHRRLTYLDDVFFGKLTTMMSSEANIRALLPETDLLIGGVLIPGARAPHLVTRDMLPLMQEGSVIVDVAVDQGGCVETIRPTTYDDPVYLVEGIIHYGVANMPGGVPRTSTFALTNQTLPFALQLADHGVSALLGNEALKKGLNTMNGKLTFQGVADALELPYTPPEDALRMPANSA from the coding sequence ATGAAAATAGGTCTTCCCAAGGAAATTAAGGTTAAAGAAAACCGCGTGGCCCTCACCCCCGGCGGCGTGGGCATGCTGGTGCGGCGCGGCCACCAGGTCACCGTGGAGCGCGGCGCGGGCGTGGGCAGCGGTATCCAAGACCAAGACTACCGTGATGCGGGCGCGGAACTCGGCAGCGCGGCTGAAGCGTGGGCCGCCGAGATGGTGGTCAAAGTCAAGGAGCCAATTGAAGCCGAGTACGGCTACCTGCGCCCCGATTTGCTGCTGTTTACATACCTGCACCTTGCCGCTGACCGCGCCCTCACCGAAGCGCTGCTGTCTTCCGGCACCACCGGAATCGCTTATGAAACTGTGCAGAGCAGCGACGGCAGCTTGCCGCTGCTGACGCCGATGAGCGAAGTCGCCGGACGCCTCAGCGTTCAGGCTGGAGCCTACCACCTCCAAAAGCCGCAGGGCGGGCGCGGCGTGTTGCTCGGCGGCGTGCCGGGCGTGCAGGCGGGCCACGTGGTCATCATCGGCGGCGGCGTGGTTGGCACCAACGCGGCCAAAATGGCGATGGGACTCGGCGCGAAAGTCACCATTTTGGATGTCTCGCACCGCCGCCTAACCTACTTAGACGACGTGTTCTTCGGCAAACTCACCACCATGATGAGCAGTGAAGCCAATATCCGCGCCCTGCTGCCCGAAACCGATTTGCTGATCGGCGGGGTGCTGATTCCCGGTGCCCGCGCTCCGCACCTCGTCACCCGCGACATGTTGCCGCTGATGCAAGAAGGCAGCGTCATTGTGGACGTGGCCGTCGATCAGGGCGGCTGTGTGGAAACCATTCGCCCCACCACTTACGACGATCCGGTGTACTTGGTAGAAGGCATCATTCACTACGGCGTGGCCAACATGCCCGGCGGCGTGCCGCGCACCAGCACCTTCGCGCTGACCAACCAGACTTTGCCGTTTGCGCTGCAACTGGCCGATCACGGCGTGAGTGCGCTGCTGGGCAACGAAGCCCTGAAAAAAGGCCTGAACACCATGAACGGCAAGCTGACTTTTCAGGGCGTGGCCGACGCGTTGGAATTGCCGTACACCCCACCGGAAGACGCGCTGCGGATGCCGGCCAACTCGGCTTGA
- a CDS encoding OmpH family outer membrane protein, which translates to MKVELNLSAKQTTMLAAVLITGLAGAATIKAGKLGLVDVQQVIASSKGSADFTAINKKADSALAIQVKTIQTLQNKISSGKASAADVQALSKAQTTYQTASKTYDAQRQKAFAPIAPAVNAAVAAAAKAQGYTVVLDKRKAAASGVIIYANSQTTDLTAAAQKALKK; encoded by the coding sequence GTGAAGGTAGAGTTGAATTTGAGCGCCAAACAAACCACCATGCTGGCCGCCGTCCTCATTACCGGACTGGCGGGCGCGGCCACCATCAAAGCGGGCAAGTTGGGGCTGGTTGACGTGCAGCAAGTGATTGCCAGCAGCAAAGGCAGCGCGGATTTTACGGCCATCAACAAAAAAGCCGACTCGGCCCTGGCGATTCAGGTCAAGACCATTCAAACGCTGCAAAACAAGATCAGCAGCGGCAAAGCCAGCGCCGCCGATGTGCAGGCGCTCAGCAAAGCCCAAACCACTTACCAAACCGCCAGCAAAACCTACGATGCTCAGCGCCAAAAAGCCTTCGCCCCGATTGCCCCGGCGGTGAACGCGGCGGTGGCGGCGGCGGCCAAAGCGCAGGGCTACACGGTGGTGCTCGATAAGCGTAAGGCGGCGGCCAGCGGCGTCATCATCTATGCCAACAGCCAAACCACAGACCTGACAGCGGCAGCTCAAAAAGCACTCAAAAAATAG
- a CDS encoding OmpH family outer membrane protein, with product MKRTLKLSLLAPALLVGGFALGSLTPHAQTAPQKIAFVDVSQVLKAHPDNAAVVALKAKADAELKPLSDQIQALQAQGSKISAADKDKLAQLSATISSKAKDYDNQIQVKVKPITEAVDTAVSTAAKANGVAVVMDAATAQGLVVFADPSTDLTDAVKTIVAKK from the coding sequence ATGAAGCGCACCCTCAAGCTCAGTCTGCTCGCTCCCGCCCTCCTTGTCGGCGGTTTCGCTCTCGGCAGCCTCACGCCCCACGCCCAAACTGCGCCGCAAAAAATCGCTTTTGTCGATGTGTCGCAAGTCCTCAAGGCCCACCCCGATAACGCCGCCGTAGTGGCGCTCAAAGCCAAGGCCGACGCCGAACTCAAGCCGCTGAGCGACCAGATTCAGGCGCTTCAGGCCCAGGGAAGCAAAATCAGCGCCGCCGACAAAGACAAGCTGGCCCAGCTCAGCGCCACCATCAGCAGCAAAGCCAAAGACTACGACAACCAAATTCAGGTTAAAGTCAAGCCCATTACCGAAGCGGTCGACACCGCCGTGAGCACGGCTGCCAAAGCCAACGGCGTGGCCGTGGTGATGGACGCGGCGACGGCTCAGGGCTTGGTGGTTTTCGCCGATCCCAGCACCGATTTGACCGACGCGGTCAAGACCATAGTCGCCAAGAAGTAA
- a CDS encoding SCO family protein — MKWLTAALLSVAAVLGGLLLVRGNTAEALGGTALDPSPSIKAIPMLGDNGQPADLGGPAEQVRLVFFGFTRCPDVCPLTLGRLSKLYGQLSPEQQRKLQVELISVDPQNDSPKVMRHYLDNFDASFRGLTGTPAQAKAAADAFYVLSTRTDSGNILHGDQVAVLDRQGRFRRVYNSESLGSGELASDLPQLLKVY; from the coding sequence ATGAAGTGGTTAACTGCTGCTCTCCTTTCCGTCGCCGCTGTGCTGGGCGGCTTGCTGCTCGTGCGCGGCAACACTGCCGAAGCTCTGGGCGGCACCGCCCTCGACCCGTCGCCGAGCATCAAAGCCATACCAATGCTCGGCGACAACGGCCAGCCCGCCGATCTGGGCGGCCCCGCCGAGCAAGTCCGGCTGGTCTTTTTCGGCTTCACCCGCTGCCCCGATGTCTGCCCGCTGACGCTGGGACGGCTCTCCAAGCTGTATGGACAGCTCAGCCCCGAGCAGCAGCGCAAACTCCAAGTGGAACTCATCAGCGTCGATCCGCAGAACGACTCGCCCAAAGTGATGCGCCATTACCTCGACAACTTCGACGCCAGTTTTCGCGGCCTGACCGGCACGCCCGCGCAGGCCAAAGCCGCTGCCGACGCCTTTTACGTTCTCAGCACCCGCACCGACAGCGGCAATATCTTGCACGGCGATCAGGTGGCCGTGCTCGACCGTCAGGGCCGCTTCCGGCGGGTCTACAACAGCGAATCGCTGGGCAGCGGCGAATTGGCTAGCGACCTGCCGCAGTTGCTCAAGGTGTACTGA
- a CDS encoding TrmB family transcriptional regulator, which translates to MSAVIHLQALGLTEYEARAYTALLALGRAVPARVARQAGIPRPKIYETLERLEGRGLATKVGQNPLEYAPLSAREYLARARRSFDDRLGALDRDLSRLAPDPAPEAVYHLYGEAAITAICEDLTLNARASVIMAGSAALLERLERLTPRGVKVSQASLVGLPSVAAAGQSAFLLARDGEAAIIAHFIEDGEIGEAHGVHTHNPVIVHLIEGYVHLAEQHQGRAKKSKDVQKE; encoded by the coding sequence ATGAGCGCCGTTATTCACTTGCAAGCGTTGGGCCTGACCGAATACGAGGCCCGCGCCTACACTGCGCTGCTGGCGCTTGGCCGGGCGGTGCCTGCCCGCGTGGCCCGGCAGGCCGGTATTCCGAGGCCCAAGATTTACGAAACCTTGGAGCGCTTAGAAGGGCGCGGCCTGGCCACCAAAGTCGGGCAAAACCCGCTGGAATACGCGCCCCTCTCGGCCCGCGAGTATCTGGCCCGCGCCCGCCGCTCGTTTGATGACCGGCTCGGCGCACTCGACCGCGACCTCTCGCGCCTCGCGCCCGACCCCGCCCCCGAAGCGGTCTATCACCTCTACGGCGAAGCGGCGATTACCGCCATCTGCGAAGACCTGACCCTCAACGCCCGCGCCAGCGTCATCATGGCGGGCAGCGCGGCGCTGCTGGAGCGTTTAGAGCGCCTGACTCCGCGCGGTGTCAAGGTCAGTCAAGCGTCACTGGTGGGCCTGCCGAGCGTGGCCGCTGCCGGGCAGAGCGCCTTCTTGCTGGCCCGCGACGGTGAAGCGGCCATCATCGCCCACTTCATTGAAGACGGCGAAATCGGTGAGGCGCACGGCGTTCACACCCATAATCCGGTGATCGTGCATTTGATCGAAGGCTACGTGCATCTGGCAGAGCAGCATCAGGGGCGGGCAAAAAAGAGTAAGGACGTACAAAAAGAATAA
- a CDS encoding carboxymuconolactone decarboxylase family protein yields MTEPDQTELETLETGIPLARHLIFGEQHDRIQERLEGLDPDLARYVREFAYDTVYQRAGLDLKTKELLACSLLIGLGAQSELKTHLRGALRAGASETEVREALLFMIPYLGFPRVVAAFGQLQSLLEKQKE; encoded by the coding sequence ATGACTGAACCGGATCAAACGGAACTTGAAACGCTCGAAACTGGCATTCCATTGGCCCGGCACCTCATCTTCGGTGAGCAGCACGACCGCATTCAGGAGCGTTTAGAGGGGCTCGATCCCGACTTGGCCCGCTATGTCCGCGAATTTGCCTACGACACGGTGTATCAGCGGGCCGGACTCGATCTCAAGACCAAAGAGCTGCTGGCCTGCTCCCTGCTGATTGGTCTGGGCGCACAGAGCGAACTCAAAACCCATCTGCGCGGCGCGTTGCGGGCCGGGGCGAGTGAAACCGAAGTGCGTGAAGCGCTGCTGTTTATGATTCCGTACCTGGGCTTTCCGCGTGTGGTGGCCGCTTTCGGACAGCTCCAGAGCTTGCTGGAAAAACAAAAAGAATGA